One part of the Vogesella sp. LIG4 genome encodes these proteins:
- a CDS encoding zinc-finger domain-containing protein, protein MAELKENTARVIEVTAKDLPLHCPTPDQVQWNSHPRVFLPIVKNGGEALCPYCGTRYKLTGPLPHGHH, encoded by the coding sequence ATGGCTGAACTGAAAGAAAACACCGCCCGCGTCATCGAAGTTACCGCCAAGGACCTGCCGCTGCACTGCCCGACTCCGGACCAGGTCCAGTGGAACTCCCATCCGCGCGTGTTCCTGCCCATCGTCAAGAACGGCGGCGAAGCGCTGTGCCCGTACTGCGGCACCCGCTACAAGCTGACCGGCCCGCTGCCGCATGGCCATCACTAA
- the waaF gene encoding lipopolysaccharide heptosyltransferase II gives MIKKILVIGPSWVGDSVMAQPLYRRLHERHPGLELHVFAPAWTLPLLSRMPEVAKAHLNPFGHGQLRLKERWKVARQLHSEHFDQVVVLPNSLKAALIPFLAGIPKRTGFTGELRYGLLNDTRDLDEHELPTMVERFCALAEAPGQALPRPIPHPRLASRREQQEATARKLGIDLALPIVAMCPGAEYGPAKRWPARHFAELARRYRAAGYQVCLFGSPKDQEIGDEIASLAEGAAANLCGKTGLEEAIDLMGLAKLAICNDSGLMHVAAALDVPLVGIYGSSSPDFTPPLSNKAAIVSLNMDCSPCFERNCPYKHTLCLENLHPAQVWQAAENLLQPKSPQATSQD, from the coding sequence ATGATCAAGAAAATACTGGTGATCGGCCCCTCCTGGGTGGGCGACAGCGTCATGGCGCAACCGCTGTACCGGCGGCTGCACGAACGCCACCCTGGCCTGGAACTGCATGTGTTCGCCCCGGCGTGGACCTTGCCGCTGCTGTCGCGCATGCCGGAAGTGGCCAAGGCGCATCTCAACCCCTTCGGCCACGGCCAGCTGCGGCTGAAGGAGCGCTGGAAAGTGGCGCGCCAGCTGCACAGCGAACATTTCGACCAGGTGGTGGTGCTGCCCAATTCGCTGAAGGCGGCGCTGATCCCCTTCCTGGCCGGCATCCCCAAGCGCACCGGCTTTACCGGCGAGCTGCGCTACGGCCTGCTCAACGACACCCGCGACCTGGACGAACACGAACTACCCACCATGGTGGAGCGCTTCTGCGCACTGGCCGAAGCACCGGGCCAGGCGCTGCCGCGCCCGATACCGCATCCGCGGCTGGCCTCGCGCCGCGAGCAGCAGGAGGCCACCGCCCGCAAGCTGGGCATCGACCTCGCCCTGCCCATCGTGGCCATGTGCCCCGGCGCCGAGTACGGCCCGGCCAAGCGCTGGCCGGCGCGCCATTTTGCCGAGCTGGCCCGCCGCTACCGCGCTGCCGGTTACCAGGTATGCCTGTTCGGCTCGCCCAAGGACCAGGAAATCGGCGACGAAATCGCCAGCCTGGCAGAAGGCGCTGCGGCCAACCTGTGCGGCAAGACCGGCCTGGAAGAAGCCATCGACCTGATGGGTCTGGCCAAGCTGGCCATCTGCAACGACTCCGGCCTGATGCACGTAGCCGCGGCACTGGACGTGCCGCTGGTCGGCATCTACGGCTCCTCCAGCCCGGATTTCACCCCGCCGCTGAGCAACAAGGCCGCCATCGTGTCGCTCAATATGGACTGCAGCCCCTGTTTCGAGCGCAACTGCCCGTACAAGCACACGCTCTGCCTGGAAAACCTGCACCCGGCACAGGTGTGGCAGGCAGCCGAAAACCTATTGCAACCGAAGTCACCGCAAGCCACTTCGCAAGACTGA